The genomic window TGTTATTAATGTCCATTCTAAAGGATAGAAAGAAAGGTATTAATGTCCACTCTGAAGTCTAAAGGATAGAAATTACTCCAGTAATCAAGTTATATTTGTTCTATACTTCAAAGAATGGACATTATCACATTAATACCTTTTTTTCTGTGTGATTGTATCATGTTTctgatttgaaactttttttttcaaaaaaaaaaagaactctagTAAGAGTGATGATCATGAGCACAGAGTGATCATTTGTGACATGTGAGAGTTgagagcaagaagaagaagagattaTAAGAATGTGGGTTGAGCTTACGGGCGGAGGAAGTTCTCGAACATCCAGGCCTTGAGCACGGCGACGGACTTCTCCGGCAAGCCGCGCTGCGGCCGCCACGACTGCTGGTCACCTCGCCGGAGCTGCTGCATCGCCCAGTGCTTCTGGATGAACGACGACTCCCAGCTCCGCTCCTTctcctccagcgccgccgccgccgacgacgacgacgacctcgccgtcgccgccgccaccagctgtCCCATCACCCGCCTCCTCACCCTCCtgtacgccgccgccaccgcccgccccgcgaacgccgccgtcagcccgccgccgccgccgccggtggagcgCACCATGCTGTTgaacctcgccgccgtgctctgCATCTCCTCGACGCATTGGTTGCACTTCTCGTCCACCTGCATCTCATCGCCATTGGTTCGCACCAAGAAACGGTTTCTTAGGTGTTCGACGAGGAACTGAGCCAAGAACTCACCAGTTGGAGTAGCTTCCTCAGACgctgcgcctccgccgcccacctcgcACCGCCGCTCCCGGGTGAGGCATCCTCCGTCGGCGCCGTCGTGATCCTCGCCGAGAAGCCCGACGAGAGCGCCtggctcgcctcgccgccgtcgacgccgctggCCGCGTCCGTGGCGACGTCTTGCAGCAGGCAGGCGACGAAGCCGTTGAGCAGCTCCTGCGCGACGTGCGCGAGCACCGCTGACCGCGACACCACCTGCGAGAAATGCGGAGGCGCCCTCGAGTGGTACGCTTGCCttagctcgccggcggcggcggctgcggcgtcgtcgccgtgaGTGGGGTGGAacagggcggcgccggcgccggcggctgctgcCTGGTGGTAGCCGAGGCCGCCTCCGCTGCTCACGTGGGTTAAGCCGGAGCAGCTCACTTCCGACGACGCGTTCGCCATGCTGCTCGGGGACGAACACTTGGTGGCGCCGAGCCGCAGCGACAGCTCgctcgccgcgggcgccgccgccgccacggagcTCGCGGCGAAAGGGCTCAAGaacccggcgccggcgccggaggagaaTCCGGACAGGTAGTACGCACCATGTAACGGCGCAATGCCGGACCCTCCATagatccagccgccgccgccggcgtcgccgcacGGCGCCTCTCCGGCGAGCCTTCCCATCCTCGACGCTTGAGCAATGGTGACACCCGACGACGTTCCACACCCAAACTCCACCGAACCCAGCACCGAGTGCACGGTGCTGCAGCTCTCCGCGccaccggccgcggcggcggcgaccgcggcggcattcacctcctcctccgacacGCTCCCCTGCGGCCGCCGCAGAGGCACGGCGCACGCCAGCTCGTCGCCAACAGCAGCCACCGGCGAGGCGACCAAGAACTCGCCGTCCACATCCCCGAACCCAAAACCAaagaacggcgccgccgcctctgcaccgccgccgccggcgacgaagcaGCAGCTGATGGCGTCGAGGCCCAGCTGGTGATAGGATGGATTGCTGCTAGTGGACATTGTCACTATAGCTTACTAGCTCCAACTCCAAgcttgtagtagtagtaggagtagaTAGCTCTTCACttccaaatctaaaaaaagaCCTGCAAGGGCAGCAGCATGCAGGAGAAGGAGAAGCATGAGCCAAATTATTGGTGACATGAacactgctgctgatgctgctgctcaGAGACAAAGCCATGGCAGGGCAGCAGattgttccttccttccttccttccacaAAAGCATATggtaaagattaaaaaaattgagataaGTAGAGTAAAGGTAATCTAATCCACTGTGCACTAATCAGTTCTTGCAATTATCAGTTGTGCCTGCCCATCCATATGCCAAAGCCATATACTACTAGGTTTATAGAATGAAAGAAAAGATCTCCTAGCTACTCCTATAATAACCACACGACATATACTCCTACATAGGCAAAGATATCTAAAGCATGCAGTAAAACAGGATATAtgtttgatgattaattactagGAAAGGAATTGCAGCACAAGAAAAGAATCAGAATAAACAAATGGAGAAAAAAGAGGCTAGCTAGAGGGGATTAGTCACAGTAGACATTCTTGTAAGAAAATGTGCTTATCCGGTTTCTATCACTTCCACATTCCCAGTACCTAGTGGAAGCAGCCAGTGGCACAAAGATCAACAGTGAAATCACTAGAGATCTTACCATTATATTCTAATCCGTACTTAAAAGAAACAATCGATAAATGGGAAGAGAATAAACACACCAAACTAAAAGCTTGAGCTCATGTGTAGGAAGCATCAACCACACACTTCAATTTCAGAGTTAACaggggaaagaaagaaataaaaaaagaatcttgCTGGATGTAGCACATTGCATTCTAACATGAGTTAAGCACGGCTAACTAAGAACCATGAAACATTTCATAGAAGAATAATATGAGCTCTCTCAATCGAAAAGGtcaaaggagaaaagaaaccATTGCCGCCAAGAAACACTACCATGTCAACCAGAGCACAAACTGCAGCCCCAAAAAAACTCTGAACAAGAGCATAGCCTTGACAGAGTTGAGTGAACAGATTGCAAGAACGTAGTAACCAAAGCTCAACCTCAAGCATGGCGATCCatgagcaagaagaagaagaagaagaagaagaagaagaagggtcCTGAAATGGAAAGAGGGGCGTTTCCTAATAAAACGGCAGCAAGGCGACTCGCTCACAACCTTCTTATATTAAATGCCCCAGGCGAGAAGCAGGAAGCAACCGGGGTCAGGGACTCAGGGGAGAGCAGGGGACGCCATGATCACCATCAgggcagagagagaaagagaagatgaaACTGCATTTTTTGCAGTTTTGCAtggcatgcaatgcaatgcaaggcTCCAAACCCCCACTTGGAGAGCAGCTACCTCTGATCTTGGGCTCTGATCAGGGAGATTTGGGGCTCTCTCATCATCACCATTCACAGGAAAACCAGCCTGGGTCCCACCTAGGAGCTAGGAGCTGTTGCATTTAATTTGCTAGTATAGGGTGGAACAAATTGTGgaaatgatgatttttttttttgaagggcCAAGTTGAAATAGCGGGGGTCCCAATTCTAGAGGTGTGTTTTGAGGGAGTACAATACAAATTTAGTTTAGGGCACTTTTGAAAAGCGATATTTTAAAGATCACAGGAATAGAAAATATGTAGGATTAGAATATCGGCGCTTGTAAAATCATTAGGATTTAAAAATACACAGAAATTGTTCAAAcatgttgtttggttggttcaTGGAAAAAAGAGCAAAGGAATTTAGTGGGAGAGACACAAAATGAGATTTTGTATGAGGTTGGACCTTATGTCAGAAATTCTTCAAAATCCTTGTGAGTTGAGccattttataggattttgATAGCGTCATTCCTCCTTTGTTccaaaagcacaaaaaaaaagtttcaataGGATTTATATCCTCCAAATTTCCTTTGTTCAAAGGAGTTTAATAAGCCAAACTTTTggaagataaagataaatattataaacTTTTTTGATAGGTATATCCTGCTACTGCTACCTCTCAAGAGCTGTAAAGTTgcttgagataaaaaaaaagatggtggtACACTAAAAGTTGAGTTCTTATCAAATTTAGCGAAACGGTTttcaaaattattaaaaattagtaGAATTATGATGGTTGAAGCATGATTGGTTGGATACTTGGATGCCTTATAATACCAACTAAATATACCCTTGTACCTGAATAATGTCTGCATTATGTAGGCTGTGTTAGTTTCCGATGAATGGATGAATACACAGGCTTCCCAACCTTGTATTCCCTCCATCCGAACATATAGCAACATGGTATTGGATTAAACGTAGCAGACTAGAATCTGGAAAGGCCCCCTATCTCGATTCATAGTACTAAATTGTGTCAAATTCAGTAttgaattgctatattttgggatggaggtataATACGACGACCAAAAAACTATGAGCCCGTTCAGATTTGTGCCATTTTGAACCACATCATTTTGGTAAAATTGGTAAACATGTAGATGCATTTTGTTTGCTACCAAAAAATGGTAATGCCTAGAGAATTTTGGCAATAACGGCTGTGATCGGCAGCTTGTTGCTACAATTGCAACCGCTACAACGTAATACATATAACTTATGTATTGCGGCAGCACTGCCACAACTATGCCACCGAACAGGCTCAACACATTTAGCCcgtcctaccaaaatttgggAATGTTGccaacttgctaaaattttggtattgccaaattttagaaATGTTCATTTTGGTAGTAATCTAAACAAACTCTATATATGAGTATCTTTATAATACTATtccaaattcatttttcaactttataatagTTAACCCATTCATTTTGTACCCTCAAATAAT from Oryza glaberrima chromosome 6, OglaRS2, whole genome shotgun sequence includes these protein-coding regions:
- the LOC127777910 gene encoding BEL1-like homeodomain protein 1 — translated: MSTSSNPSYHQLGLDAISCCFVAGGGGAEAAAPFFGFGFGDVDGEFLVASPVAAVGDELACAVPLRRPQGSVSEEEVNAAAVAAAAAGGAESCSTVHSVLGSVEFGCGTSSGVTIAQASRMGRLAGEAPCGDAGGGGWIYGGSGIAPLHGAYYLSGFSSGAGAGFLSPFAASSVAAAAPAASELSLRLGATKCSSPSSMANASSEVSCSGLTHVSSGGGLGYHQAAAAGAGAALFHPTHGDDAAAAAAGELRQAYHSRAPPHFSQVVSRSAVLAHVAQELLNGFVACLLQDVATDAASGVDGGEASQALSSGFSARITTAPTEDASPGSGGARWAAEAQRLRKLLQLVDEKCNQCVEEMQSTAARFNSMVRSTGGGGGGLTAAFAGRAVAAAYRRVRRRVMGQLVAAATARSSSSSAAAALEEKERSWESSFIQKHWAMQQLRRGDQQSWRPQRGLPEKSVAVLKAWMFENFLRPYPKDSEKDMLAARSGLSRSQVSNWFINARVRLWKPMIEDMYEELKKTSGGSDGAADIEHLSSKDVLSLES